A genomic segment from Ramlibacter agri encodes:
- a CDS encoding alkaline phosphatase family protein, whose amino-acid sequence MPVPQKLARSRVLTLSAIAAATSILAACGGGSGDSSTTTPPAAESTTLKGVVTASALIPGSATDPNFAAGYYQGAVVCVDANNNGRCDSGETSATTDAKGAFSLILANTTTPAALIADIGTSATNTASGAKVASRNVLRASLDQVKENAGGIVISPLSSEVQRLVEANASKYADEKANVAARIGVSATSVLGDVNTVTGSDKAALLAEASVLDKRFTYAITKLDRGDKFPDALAVAGGDPRLVGTGGVTQTSLDASAKDSRAAITFAQSQQAAFAIEGVPRYDHIFIVMLENKASSSIVNSPWAPKINALLRAGNQLTSYYATGNPSEPNYTALGAADDFGITDDSQWNCDATGANAPEDLPLPDNTQPGLASSPFAASCTQAAAVNHNIKNSPNLFNAITAAGMTWRTYNESMNPGQDIRTDSVADTGVTASDHVYAAGTLNNNTASVGSTTATFALPAGLYKTKHHPGMAYQNVRSAPEFKYSNRTMGGGQWDANLKNTTKYAIPSNYDYDQLGTDLASGKVGNLNFVIPDQCDDMHGISVKATDGTTVASDCSSVANNVANATGGAIITRGDNYVSALVKKIEDSPLWKNPQKRVAIVLMFDEGSATSGFNSCCGWNPGNSTVALPLKKNADGSFSQDTTVVNYTKGNRGHGESIFGILTNQAGAPKGVSDNDAYSHFAFVRTLQDMFGLADPAVDSSYMNRSKYTESFIAANILNLPEYAGSADTHFDAVRPINHAWKAPASYTQKQSADAALSVQTGPDASQVNVWALK is encoded by the coding sequence ATGCCGGTTCCCCAGAAACTTGCCCGCTCGCGCGTGCTCACGCTCAGCGCGATTGCCGCCGCCACTTCCATCCTCGCCGCCTGCGGCGGTGGTTCCGGCGACAGCAGCACCACCACCCCGCCGGCCGCCGAAAGCACCACCCTCAAGGGCGTGGTGACCGCCTCCGCCCTCATCCCCGGCAGCGCCACCGACCCGAACTTCGCGGCTGGCTACTACCAGGGCGCCGTGGTCTGCGTCGACGCCAACAACAACGGCCGCTGCGACAGCGGCGAAACCTCCGCGACGACGGACGCGAAAGGCGCGTTCTCGCTGATCCTGGCCAACACCACGACGCCCGCGGCACTGATCGCCGACATCGGCACCAGCGCCACCAACACCGCCAGCGGCGCCAAGGTGGCGAGCCGCAACGTGCTGCGCGCCTCGCTGGACCAGGTGAAGGAAAACGCCGGCGGCATCGTCATCAGCCCGCTGTCCTCCGAAGTGCAGCGCCTGGTGGAAGCCAACGCCAGCAAGTACGCGGACGAGAAGGCCAACGTCGCCGCCCGCATCGGCGTCAGCGCCACCAGCGTGCTGGGCGACGTGAACACCGTGACCGGCAGCGACAAGGCGGCGCTGCTGGCCGAAGCGAGCGTGCTGGACAAGCGCTTCACCTACGCCATCACCAAGCTCGATCGCGGCGACAAGTTCCCCGACGCGCTGGCCGTGGCCGGCGGCGACCCGCGCCTGGTGGGCACCGGCGGCGTCACGCAGACCAGCCTGGACGCGAGCGCCAAGGACAGCCGCGCGGCGATCACCTTCGCGCAGAGCCAGCAGGCCGCGTTCGCGATCGAAGGCGTGCCGCGCTACGACCACATCTTCATCGTGATGCTGGAGAACAAGGCCAGCTCCTCGATCGTCAACTCGCCCTGGGCGCCCAAGATCAACGCGCTGCTGCGCGCGGGCAACCAGCTGACCAGCTACTACGCCACCGGCAACCCCAGCGAGCCGAACTACACGGCGCTGGGCGCCGCCGATGACTTCGGCATCACCGACGACAGCCAGTGGAACTGCGACGCCACCGGCGCCAACGCTCCCGAAGACCTGCCGCTGCCGGACAACACGCAGCCTGGCCTGGCCAGCTCGCCCTTCGCCGCCAGCTGCACGCAGGCTGCCGCCGTCAACCACAACATCAAGAACTCGCCCAACCTGTTCAACGCGATCACCGCGGCGGGCATGACCTGGCGCACCTACAACGAGTCGATGAACCCCGGTCAGGACATCCGCACCGACAGCGTGGCGGACACCGGCGTCACCGCCTCGGACCACGTCTATGCGGCCGGCACCCTGAACAACAACACGGCTTCGGTCGGCAGCACCACCGCCACCTTCGCGCTGCCCGCGGGCCTGTACAAGACCAAGCACCACCCGGGCATGGCCTACCAGAACGTGCGCAGCGCGCCTGAATTCAAGTACAGCAACCGCACGATGGGCGGCGGCCAGTGGGACGCCAACCTGAAGAACACGACGAAGTACGCGATCCCGTCCAACTACGACTATGACCAGCTCGGCACCGACCTGGCCAGCGGCAAGGTCGGCAACCTGAACTTCGTGATCCCGGACCAGTGCGACGACATGCACGGCATCAGCGTGAAGGCCACCGACGGCACCACCGTGGCCAGCGACTGCTCCAGCGTGGCCAACAACGTGGCCAACGCCACCGGTGGCGCCATCATCACGCGCGGCGACAACTACGTCAGCGCGCTGGTGAAGAAGATCGAGGACTCGCCGCTGTGGAAGAACCCGCAGAAGCGCGTGGCCATCGTGCTGATGTTCGACGAAGGCAGCGCCACCAGCGGCTTCAACTCCTGCTGCGGCTGGAACCCGGGCAACAGCACGGTGGCCCTGCCGCTGAAGAAGAACGCGGACGGCAGCTTCTCGCAGGACACGACGGTGGTGAACTACACCAAGGGCAACCGCGGCCACGGCGAGAGCATCTTCGGCATCCTGACCAACCAGGCCGGCGCGCCCAAGGGCGTCTCGGACAACGACGCCTACAGCCACTTCGCCTTCGTGCGCACCCTGCAGGACATGTTCGGCCTGGCCGACCCGGCGGTCGATTCCAGCTACATGAACCGCTCGAAGTACACCGAGTCGTTCATCGCCGCGAACATCCTGAACCTGCCCGAGTACGCCGGCAGCGCGGACACGCACTTCGACGCGGTGCGCCCGATCAACCACGCCTGGAAGGCGCCTGCCAGCTACACGCAGAAGCAGTCCGCCGACGCCGCGCTGTCGGTGCAGACGGGCCCCGATGCCTCGCAGGTCAACGTCTGGGCGCTGAAGTAA
- a CDS encoding sigma-70 family RNA polymerase sigma factor has product MATSEVEAELHELFVRGQAGDAAAYHAFLRRLGAHLRAYLGRRLFGWPDEVEDLVQECLLAMHNQRHTYQPEQPLTAWVHAIARYKLIDLLRAKSVREDLHEPLDDELPVFAESVEEAGDARRDLAGLLATLPERHRLPIVHVKLEGRSVAETAQLTGMSESAVKVGIHRGLKALAAKLGRPAT; this is encoded by the coding sequence ATGGCGACAAGCGAAGTCGAGGCGGAATTGCACGAGCTGTTCGTGCGCGGCCAGGCCGGCGATGCGGCGGCGTACCACGCCTTCCTGCGCCGCCTGGGCGCGCACTTGCGCGCGTACCTCGGCCGCCGCCTGTTCGGCTGGCCCGATGAAGTGGAAGACCTCGTCCAGGAGTGCCTGCTCGCGATGCACAACCAGCGCCACACCTACCAGCCGGAGCAGCCGCTGACCGCATGGGTGCATGCGATCGCGCGCTACAAGCTGATCGACCTGCTGCGCGCCAAGTCCGTGCGCGAGGACCTGCACGAGCCGCTGGACGACGAGCTGCCGGTGTTCGCCGAATCGGTGGAGGAGGCAGGCGATGCGCGCCGCGACCTCGCCGGCCTGCTGGCCACCTTGCCGGAGCGGCACCGCCTGCCCATCGTGCACGTCAAGCTGGAAGGCCGTTCGGTGGCCGAGACGGCGCAGCTGACCGGGATGTCCGAATCGGCGGTGAAGGTAGGCATCCACCGCGGGCTGAAGGCGCTGGCCGCGAAGCTGGGGAGGCCTGCGACATGA
- a CDS encoding DNA-binding domain-containing protein, whose protein sequence is MSSFQQQFAQALLAGTELATQPGFAVYRNTVAQGCIDALEANFPTVLRLVGGEWFRSAAGGFARSHPPQDGRLLLYGDDAFPAFLQALPTTADLPWLAGIARLDALWRASHAAADAPVLDAGELAGLSPEALGAQVLQPHPAARWLWFDELPVAGIWSRNRDGSDADFAWQGDGVLLTRPEGDVRWRPLSHAGCAFLDACAHGSTLGDAAQHCLDLDARINLAALLQQLLQAGAFTRS, encoded by the coding sequence ATGAGCAGCTTCCAGCAGCAGTTCGCGCAGGCCTTGCTCGCCGGCACGGAGCTCGCAACGCAGCCGGGCTTCGCGGTGTATCGCAACACCGTGGCCCAGGGCTGCATCGATGCGCTCGAGGCGAACTTCCCCACCGTCCTGCGGCTGGTGGGCGGCGAGTGGTTCCGCTCGGCCGCCGGCGGCTTCGCGCGCTCGCATCCGCCGCAGGACGGCCGGCTGCTGCTCTATGGCGACGACGCTTTCCCCGCCTTCCTGCAGGCGCTGCCGACGACGGCGGACCTGCCCTGGCTGGCCGGCATCGCCCGGCTCGACGCCCTCTGGCGCGCCAGCCACGCCGCGGCCGATGCGCCCGTGCTCGATGCCGGCGAACTGGCCGGGCTGTCGCCCGAAGCCTTGGGCGCGCAGGTGCTTCAGCCCCACCCGGCCGCGCGCTGGCTCTGGTTCGACGAGCTGCCCGTCGCCGGCATCTGGTCGCGCAACCGCGATGGCAGCGACGCCGACTTCGCGTGGCAGGGCGATGGCGTGCTGCTCACGCGGCCGGAAGGCGACGTGCGCTGGCGCCCCCTTTCCCATGCGGGCTGCGCTTTCCTCGACGCCTGCGCCCATGGCTCCACGCTGGGCGACGCCGCGCAGCACTGCCTGGACCTCGACGCGCGCATCAACCTTGCAGCCCTGCTGCAGCAACTGCTGCAGGCGGGCGCCTTCACCCGGAGTTAG
- a CDS encoding DUF692 domain-containing protein, which yields MAQALAAGLGLKPGHFAEALQANAAGLWFEVHPENYLVDGGPRLALLEAVRERHPLSLHGVSLSLAGECELDAAHLRRLAALARRLQPALVSEHLAWSRFEGGWLPDLLPFPRTTEALQRIASRVARTQEVLGRTIAIENPSHYLRLPGHTWDEIDFLAELARRTGCTLLLDVNNVHVSARNLGFDAGAWIDRFPAPLVSELHVAGHTPDPALGEALLVDSHDAPVAPAVWSLYRRFIERAGPRPTLLERDANLPPWSELLAERNIAQDILECGVPA from the coding sequence ATGGCGCAAGCGCTGGCCGCCGGCCTGGGCCTGAAGCCCGGGCACTTCGCCGAGGCCTTGCAGGCCAACGCAGCCGGGCTCTGGTTCGAGGTCCATCCCGAGAACTACCTCGTGGACGGCGGCCCGCGCCTGGCGCTGCTGGAGGCGGTGCGCGAGCGGCATCCGCTGTCGCTGCACGGCGTGTCGCTGTCGCTGGCCGGCGAATGCGAGCTGGACGCCGCGCACCTGCGGCGGCTGGCCGCGCTGGCGCGGCGCCTCCAGCCGGCGCTGGTGTCGGAGCACCTGGCGTGGTCCCGGTTCGAAGGCGGCTGGCTGCCCGATCTGCTGCCTTTCCCGCGCACGACCGAAGCGCTGCAGCGCATCGCCTCGCGCGTCGCACGCACGCAGGAAGTGCTGGGGCGGACCATCGCCATCGAGAACCCCAGCCACTACCTCCGGCTTCCCGGGCACACGTGGGACGAGATCGATTTCCTGGCCGAACTGGCGCGGCGCACCGGCTGCACGCTGCTGCTGGACGTGAACAACGTGCATGTGTCGGCGCGCAATCTCGGCTTCGATGCCGGCGCATGGATCGACCGCTTTCCCGCGCCGCTCGTGAGCGAGCTGCACGTCGCCGGCCACACGCCCGATCCCGCGCTGGGCGAAGCGCTGCTGGTCGACTCGCACGACGCGCCGGTGGCGCCCGCCGTGTGGTCGCTGTACCGGCGCTTCATCGAGCGCGCCGGCCCGCGCCCCACCCTGCTGGAACGCGACGCCAACTTGCCGCCCTGGAGCGAGTTGCTGGCGGAGCGGAACATCGCCCAGGACATCCTGGAATGCGGAGTACCGGCATGA
- a CDS encoding cytochrome-c peroxidase: MRIHLSIAALALLLLASCGGGSRSGTATTTAPATPVAAAVNLSAKAQVGQKIFFDRSLSASGAMSCASCHDPDHAYGPPNDLSVQLGGPNMNTPGTRAVPSLRYKDVTPPYADLLDNPDGVSVPGPGGGFDWDGRAPTLAEQARFPLLAAHEMANVTAAAFAVKLRKVAYAAQFQQAFGANALADDDGALAFATQALQAFQLEDPSFHPYSSKFDLYAGNKIGGTLTAAEQRGMKVFTDAGRGNCASCHYQGAGLNGSSALFTDFSYEAISVPRNMAIPANQDPAWFDMGVCGPIRTDHLPTAPGAANAFCGMVKAPTLRNVAKRTSFFHNGVMHSLEQVVRFYNTRDTMPQLWYPTVGGTPKATPDADFPTWGLVTTQYVGGTVQKFNDLPAAYRANIDPQMPLDGRAAGSANPMSERDIADLVCFLQTLDDGYQPPATPAKSGTCVD; this comes from the coding sequence ATGCGAATCCATCTTTCCATCGCCGCCCTCGCGCTGCTGCTGCTTGCCTCCTGTGGCGGCGGCAGCCGCAGCGGCACAGCCACGACGACGGCGCCCGCCACTCCGGTGGCAGCCGCCGTCAACTTGAGTGCGAAGGCCCAGGTGGGCCAGAAGATCTTTTTCGACCGCAGCCTGTCGGCGTCCGGGGCCATGTCCTGCGCCAGCTGCCACGACCCCGACCACGCTTACGGGCCGCCGAACGACCTGTCGGTGCAACTGGGCGGACCCAACATGAATACCCCGGGCACGCGGGCCGTGCCCTCGCTGCGCTACAAGGACGTGACGCCGCCTTACGCCGACCTGCTGGACAACCCGGACGGCGTCAGCGTGCCCGGCCCCGGCGGCGGCTTCGACTGGGACGGCCGCGCGCCCACGCTGGCGGAGCAGGCGCGCTTCCCGCTGCTCGCGGCCCACGAGATGGCCAACGTCACGGCCGCGGCCTTTGCCGTGAAGCTGCGCAAGGTGGCGTACGCGGCGCAGTTCCAGCAGGCCTTCGGCGCGAACGCGCTGGCGGATGACGACGGCGCGCTCGCTTTCGCCACGCAGGCGCTGCAGGCCTTCCAGCTGGAAGACCCCAGCTTCCATCCGTACAGCAGCAAGTTCGACCTCTACGCGGGCAACAAGATCGGCGGCACGCTGACGGCGGCGGAACAGCGCGGCATGAAGGTGTTCACCGATGCCGGCCGCGGCAACTGCGCGTCCTGCCATTACCAGGGGGCCGGCCTCAACGGCAGTTCGGCGCTGTTCACCGACTTCTCCTACGAGGCGATCAGCGTCCCGCGCAACATGGCGATCCCGGCCAACCAGGACCCGGCCTGGTTCGACATGGGGGTCTGCGGGCCGATCCGCACCGACCACCTGCCGACGGCGCCCGGCGCCGCCAACGCCTTCTGCGGCATGGTGAAGGCGCCGACCCTGCGCAACGTGGCGAAGCGCACCAGCTTCTTCCACAACGGCGTGATGCACTCGCTGGAGCAGGTGGTCCGCTTCTACAACACGCGCGACACCATGCCGCAGCTCTGGTACCCCACGGTGGGCGGCACGCCGAAGGCGACGCCGGATGCGGACTTCCCCACCTGGGGCCTGGTCACCACGCAGTACGTGGGCGGCACCGTGCAGAAGTTCAACGACCTGCCGGCGGCCTACCGCGCCAACATCGACCCGCAGATGCCCCTGGACGGGCGCGCCGCCGGCAGCGCCAACCCCATGAGCGAACGCGACATCGCAGACCTGGTCTGCTTCCTCCAAACCCTCGACGACGGCTACCAGCCGCCTGCCACGCCGGCGAAGTCCGGCACCTGCGTGGACTGA
- a CDS encoding DUF2282 domain-containing protein: MTTRRIAASALALGALAAGVALAQTQPMEGAKPMADAKPAVEKCYGVSMAGQNDCRAGAGTTCAGTAKMDYQGNAWKNVPAGTCTTMRTPKGMGSLSPLKS; the protein is encoded by the coding sequence ATGACCACCCGCCGCATCGCCGCCTCCGCCCTTGCCCTGGGCGCCCTCGCCGCTGGCGTCGCCCTGGCGCAGACCCAGCCCATGGAAGGCGCCAAGCCCATGGCCGACGCGAAGCCCGCCGTCGAGAAGTGCTACGGCGTCTCCATGGCCGGCCAGAACGACTGCAGGGCCGGCGCCGGCACCACCTGCGCCGGCACGGCGAAGATGGACTACCAGGGCAATGCCTGGAAGAACGTGCCAGCCGGCACCTGCACCACCATGCGCACGCCCAAGGGCATGGGCTCGCTGTCGCCGCTGAAGTCCTGA
- a CDS encoding NrsF family protein: MKTEDLIALLAAQAQPVPRHAARRALALALLAGLPLSLALMLAGYGLRPGLAASLVQQPMALLKLLLPALVAVAGFVAIERLARPGVPVRRAFWGVVLPLLLLWILGLAAWLGAPAAERPELLWGRTWRTCALSISWIALPVFAASLLALRGLAPTRPALAGAAAGVLAAGSGAAVYALHCPELAAPFLAIWYVLGMAIPVAAGAWLGPRVLRW, translated from the coding sequence ATGAAGACCGAAGACCTCATCGCGCTGCTGGCCGCGCAGGCCCAGCCGGTGCCGCGCCACGCCGCGCGCCGCGCGCTGGCGCTGGCGCTGCTGGCTGGCCTGCCGCTGTCCTTGGCGCTGATGCTGGCCGGCTATGGCTTGCGCCCGGGCCTGGCCGCGAGCCTGGTGCAGCAGCCGATGGCGCTGCTGAAGCTGCTGCTGCCGGCCCTGGTGGCAGTGGCGGGCTTCGTGGCCATCGAGCGACTGGCGCGTCCCGGCGTGCCGGTGCGGCGCGCATTCTGGGGCGTCGTGCTGCCGCTGCTGCTGCTTTGGATTCTCGGTCTCGCCGCCTGGCTGGGTGCACCGGCCGCGGAGCGCCCGGAGCTGCTGTGGGGCCGCACCTGGCGGACCTGCGCGCTGAGCATTTCGTGGATCGCGCTGCCGGTGTTCGCCGCTTCCTTGCTGGCGCTGCGCGGCCTCGCCCCCACCCGGCCGGCACTGGCCGGGGCAGCGGCAGGCGTGCTGGCCGCCGGCAGCGGCGCAGCCGTGTACGCGCTGCATTGTCCGGAGCTGGCCGCGCCCTTCCTGGCCATCTGGTACGTGCTGGGGATGGCGATTCCGGTGGCCGCGGGCGCCTGGCTGGGACCGCGCGTGCTGCGCTGGTAG
- a CDS encoding MFS transporter, translating into MKSSWLPLAITLAIQAMVAMGLLTLPAMAPRVADAVGISAAYVGLYIAFAYAGAMAASLASGPAVARYGSIRVSQVGLLVCALGLALCAVPSVPAIAVGALLVGLGYGPVTPASSHLLARTTPAHRMSLVFSVKQTGVPLGGALAGAIVPGLQQVAGWQQALLAVAVANVLCALLAQSLRKEFDADRDPARRLGLGQFLQPVKLVLGHPRLRLLAACSFVFSIVQLSLTTYLVTFLTDSLAYGLVAAGFVLAASQVGAVIGRVLWGWVADRWLGARRMLALLAAIMALSALATALLQPQVPGILVVAVLVVFGASAIGWNGVYLAEVARQAPAGQAGIATGGTLAITFLGVVLGPPVFGAISGLAGSYRVGYAALALPLVACGWVLLRQARAEL; encoded by the coding sequence ATGAAAAGCAGTTGGCTCCCCCTGGCCATCACGCTCGCGATCCAGGCCATGGTGGCCATGGGCCTGCTCACGCTGCCAGCGATGGCGCCGCGGGTCGCGGACGCGGTCGGCATCTCCGCGGCCTACGTCGGCCTCTACATCGCTTTCGCCTACGCCGGCGCCATGGCCGCGAGCCTGGCCTCCGGGCCGGCGGTGGCGCGCTACGGCAGCATCCGCGTCAGCCAGGTCGGCTTGCTGGTGTGCGCCCTGGGGCTCGCGCTGTGCGCGGTGCCCAGCGTGCCGGCGATCGCCGTCGGCGCGCTGCTGGTCGGCCTCGGCTATGGGCCGGTGACGCCGGCCAGCTCGCACCTGCTGGCTCGCACGACGCCCGCGCATCGCATGTCGCTGGTGTTCTCCGTCAAGCAGACCGGCGTGCCGCTGGGCGGCGCGCTGGCAGGCGCCATCGTGCCGGGCCTGCAGCAGGTGGCCGGCTGGCAGCAGGCGCTGCTGGCCGTGGCCGTCGCCAACGTGCTGTGCGCGTTGCTGGCGCAGAGCCTGCGCAAGGAGTTCGACGCCGACCGCGACCCGGCGCGCCGCCTCGGCCTCGGTCAATTCCTGCAGCCGGTGAAGCTGGTGCTCGGGCATCCGCGGCTGCGGCTGCTGGCGGCCTGCTCCTTCGTGTTCTCGATCGTGCAGCTGTCGCTGACGACCTATCTCGTCACCTTCCTCACCGACAGCCTGGCCTACGGCCTGGTCGCGGCCGGCTTCGTGCTGGCCGCTTCGCAGGTGGGCGCCGTCATCGGTCGCGTGCTGTGGGGCTGGGTGGCCGATCGCTGGCTGGGGGCGCGCCGCATGCTGGCATTGCTGGCCGCGATCATGGCGTTGTCGGCGCTGGCGACGGCGCTGCTGCAGCCACAGGTGCCGGGCATCCTCGTCGTCGCAGTGCTGGTGGTGTTCGGCGCTTCTGCGATCGGCTGGAACGGCGTGTATCTCGCCGAAGTGGCGCGCCAGGCACCGGCGGGGCAGGCGGGCATCGCCACCGGCGGCACGCTGGCCATCACCTTCCTCGGCGTGGTGCTGGGGCCGCCGGTGTTCGGCGCGATCTCCGGGCTGGCGGGCAGCTACCGCGTGGGCTATGCGGCGCTCGCCCTTCCGCTGGTCGCGTGCGGCTGGGTGCTGCTGCGGCAGGCGCGGGCTGAGCTTTAG
- a CDS encoding VIT1/CCC1 transporter family protein — protein sequence MADGSDLARYRRNLQGEVDGASLYRTLAQVEQDPHVAEVYRRLASVEDAHAELWRRRIEQAGQQPGAASASWRTRMLAFVARHFGPDAVLPVVNSLEQVDSAQYDRQPEAIAARLPQAERSHARILQALTARLPGGLPGSVLERLEGRHRSGGNTLRAAVLGANDGLVSNLSLVAGVAGANPDTHVLLVTGLAGMLAGACSMAMGEWLSVTTSREMQQSQIAAEAEELDQAPEEEKEELALIYQSKGLPEAQAQALADKLMANRDTALDTLAREELGVDPQELGGSPWAAAASSFLLFTAGSLCPVLGLVIADGTRALWLSLAFSIAGLFVIGAGTSIFTGRGWLFSGLRQAVIGLGAAAVTFGLGRLIGVSLGG from the coding sequence ATGGCCGACGGATCCGATCTCGCGCGCTATCGCAGGAACCTGCAGGGTGAGGTGGACGGCGCGTCGCTGTATCGCACGCTCGCGCAGGTGGAGCAGGACCCGCACGTCGCGGAGGTGTACCGCCGCCTCGCTTCGGTGGAAGACGCCCATGCGGAGCTCTGGCGCCGCCGCATCGAGCAGGCCGGGCAGCAGCCGGGCGCAGCGAGCGCGAGCTGGCGCACGCGCATGCTCGCCTTCGTGGCGCGGCACTTCGGGCCCGACGCCGTGCTGCCGGTGGTCAACTCGCTGGAGCAGGTGGACAGCGCGCAGTACGACCGGCAGCCGGAAGCGATCGCCGCGCGGCTGCCGCAGGCGGAGCGTTCGCATGCGCGCATCCTGCAGGCGCTGACCGCGCGCCTGCCTGGCGGCTTGCCGGGCTCCGTGCTCGAACGGCTGGAAGGCCGGCATCGCAGCGGCGGCAACACCTTGCGCGCCGCGGTGCTGGGCGCCAACGACGGCCTCGTGTCCAACCTCAGTCTCGTCGCCGGCGTCGCGGGCGCGAACCCGGATACGCATGTCCTCCTCGTCACCGGCCTCGCCGGCATGCTGGCGGGCGCGTGTTCCATGGCGATGGGCGAATGGCTGTCGGTGACGACCTCGCGCGAGATGCAGCAGTCGCAGATCGCGGCCGAGGCGGAGGAACTGGACCAGGCGCCCGAGGAGGAAAAGGAGGAGCTCGCGCTGATCTACCAGTCCAAGGGCTTGCCCGAAGCGCAGGCGCAGGCCCTGGCCGACAAGCTGATGGCGAACCGCGACACGGCGCTCGACACGCTGGCGCGCGAGGAGCTGGGCGTCGACCCGCAGGAACTGGGTGGCTCACCCTGGGCCGCTGCGGCGAGTTCCTTCCTGCTGTTCACCGCCGGTTCGCTGTGCCCGGTGCTGGGACTGGTGATCGCCGACGGCACGCGGGCCTTGTGGCTGTCACTGGCGTTCTCGATCGCGGGCCTGTTCGTCATCGGCGCGGGCACCAGCATCTTCACGGGGCGGGGCTGGCTGTTCTCGGGGCTGCGGCAGGCGGTGATCGGTCTCGGTGCGGCCGCAGTGACCTTCGGGTTGGGGCGCTTGATCGGCGTGAGCCTGGGTGGGTGA
- a CDS encoding DoxX family protein, with protein MQNQLVSTLPATAPSLLRSRWERIKAALSRHISHDLLALVARLAIAALFFQSGRTKVEGFLRVTPGAIELFRSEYRLPLVPPDIAAHAAAYAEHLFPLLLVLGLATRFSAAALLGMTVVIEVFVYPDAWPTHLSWAGLLLYLLGRGGGRLALDRWLRLD; from the coding sequence ATGCAGAACCAGCTCGTTTCCACGCTGCCCGCCACCGCCCCGTCCCTGCTGCGCTCGCGCTGGGAGCGGATCAAGGCGGCGCTGTCACGGCACATCTCGCACGACTTGCTGGCGCTGGTCGCGCGCCTCGCGATCGCGGCCCTCTTCTTCCAGTCCGGCCGCACGAAGGTGGAAGGCTTCCTGCGCGTGACGCCCGGCGCCATCGAGCTGTTCCGCAGCGAGTACCGCCTGCCGCTGGTGCCGCCCGACATCGCGGCGCATGCGGCGGCCTACGCGGAACACCTGTTCCCGCTGCTGCTCGTGCTGGGGCTCGCCACCCGCTTCTCCGCGGCGGCGCTGCTGGGGATGACCGTCGTCATCGAAGTGTTCGTCTATCCCGATGCCTGGCCGACGCACCTGTCGTGGGCCGGCCTGCTGCTGTACCTGCTCGGGCGCGGCGGCGGGCGCCTGGCGCTGGATCGCTGGCTGCGCCTGGACTAA
- a CDS encoding YihY/virulence factor BrkB family protein encodes MDKPNPRRLAHLFVQAGKSWSDDDAPSMGAAIAYYTVFSMAPLLVIAIAVAGAVFGHDAVTGQIVTQMRGLVGEQGATFVQSMVAASSDTHQGLVAGIISVVVLAIGATSVFTQLQISLDRIWQVPESQKPSGIWNILRSRLLSFGVILALVFLLMVSLALSAALAAVGSWTGQLVPGAEVLGQVLNVCVSLGVTTLLFAVIYKMLPSVRIAWRDVWFGAFATAILFEIGKFLIGLYLGKSSMSQSFAAAGSLVVLIAWVYYAAQIFLLGAEFTKLYAQEHGSLQSAGAGAVNAAPPAKGAEDAAHPVATSPAMARLEETRHRIEVEAPPKIAHMKHVAKLGSAIGGTAVALGVFGLQLYRSKRGGKKRTVARKRRPLAA; translated from the coding sequence ATGGACAAACCAAACCCCCGCCGTCTCGCCCACCTGTTCGTGCAGGCGGGGAAATCCTGGTCCGACGATGACGCGCCCAGCATGGGCGCGGCGATCGCCTACTACACGGTGTTCTCGATGGCGCCGTTGCTGGTGATCGCGATCGCGGTCGCGGGGGCGGTGTTCGGCCACGACGCCGTCACCGGGCAGATCGTCACGCAAATGCGCGGGCTCGTCGGCGAGCAGGGCGCGACCTTCGTGCAGAGCATGGTGGCCGCATCGAGCGACACGCACCAGGGCCTGGTGGCGGGAATCATCAGCGTCGTCGTGCTGGCGATCGGCGCCACGTCCGTGTTCACGCAGCTGCAGATTTCGCTGGATCGCATCTGGCAAGTGCCCGAGTCGCAGAAGCCCAGCGGCATCTGGAACATCCTGCGCAGCCGGCTGCTGTCGTTCGGCGTGATCCTGGCATTGGTGTTCCTGCTGATGGTGTCGCTCGCGCTCAGCGCCGCGCTCGCAGCGGTAGGTTCGTGGACCGGCCAGCTGGTGCCCGGCGCCGAGGTGCTGGGGCAGGTCCTCAACGTCTGCGTGTCGCTGGGGGTGACGACCTTGCTGTTCGCCGTCATCTACAAGATGCTGCCCAGCGTGCGCATCGCCTGGCGCGACGTCTGGTTCGGCGCCTTCGCCACCGCCATCCTGTTCGAGATCGGCAAGTTCCTGATCGGCCTGTACCTCGGCAAGAGCAGCATGAGCCAGTCCTTCGCGGCCGCCGGCTCGCTCGTCGTGCTGATCGCGTGGGTGTACTACGCGGCGCAGATCTTCCTGCTGGGTGCGGAGTTCACCAAGCTGTACGCGCAGGAGCACGGGTCGCTGCAATCGGCCGGAGCTGGCGCGGTGAATGCGGCGCCGCCGGCGAAGGGCGCCGAAGATGCGGCGCATCCGGTGGCCACCTCACCCGCCATGGCGCGGCTGGAGGAAACCCGGCACCGCATCGAAGTCGAAGCGCCGCCGAAGATCGCGCACATGAAGCACGTGGCCAAGCTGGGTTCGGCCATCGGCGGGACCGCCGTGGCGCTGGGCGTGTTCGGGCTGCAGCTCTATCGCAGCAAGCGCGGCGGCAAGAAGCGCACGGTCGCCAGGAAGCGGCGTCCGCTCGCCGCGTAA